The following nucleotide sequence is from Cryptococcus neoformans var. grubii H99 chromosome 5, complete sequence.
TAACAGATAAAACTGACAGCCTATATCGAAGTGTAATATGGAGTTTAACCCGAAAGCTGTCCCATCACATGTCAATAACGCGACAGCGAGGATCATGTATCAAGGTCAAGAGTCGGCGGCCAGAGCTATTGCTCGAGAAGTATGTGTTTCAGACTGAATGTATGTGCATATACTTATCCTTTCACCCAGAATGGGTCAATCTCGTTCGGCACTGCGATCAAAGTTGAATTGCGGAGAGTTATTCATTCGGACGTGCATGTGAGTGGCTAGTATTCGACCAGGATATTGTTGGCTGAATTACCTCTGAAACAAGACCAGACGTGTATATGTTGACCTTACTGGACGTATCGTCAGGCCCCCGACGTTGTCGAACTTGGCCCGTGAACCTGTTGTAAAGCGAGTCACAGAATCTCAGTCAGCGATTGAGGCCAGGATACAACAGCCTCAATTTTCACCTGGCCTTAACATGCCTTCTGCTACCTACGTACCGATGCTGTCCCAGCAACCGGGATTTTTGCAACCCAGTGTAGGTATTGGTATGCCTGTGGCCACTTTTCCCCCTCGATTTTCATTATCTCCACCTGCTTTCTCTACAGGAGATGGGCTTCAGCATTTGGCGATGCTTGGTGGGCAGGGCAGTTTGTCACCCACCTATGACCATATTATGCCAGTCAGTTTTTTGTATATCTTCGAACGTGTAGGGGAGTTACTGAGCTTGTAATGATTAGATTGCCAATTCATTTTGGAATGTAGGGCAGCTATCCAACGGCATAACGACCGCGGATCAGTTCTTATATCCTCTATCCGAAGCATTCCAGAATCCTCAATCCACGAATGGCCAATCATCCTCGATGGCCTACCCTCCAGCAGGGGAAGCACATTTTCAATCACCTCATGATAAGCAATTCGCTGAACAGCCCCACACAATTCCGATGACAGCCCAATACCCGGTATTTCCCCTCGATGAGCCTTTGTCTCGCACACCAGGGGTTTCAAACTATCCCGAATTATCTGCCATAACTCCTATCGGCGATGAAGGAATCTCACCTAACATGAAACTCAAACCAGTGGCTTACAAAGAGGAAAACGGGACCGTCAAGGCCATAtatgacgacgacgagcttAAGGCGTACTGTGTGGAGAACAATCTACCCTATCCTCCCCAGCCAGGAAGGACGACAAAAAAGGCGAGCGATGAGGGTTTCATAGTAACGCAGGATTGGAGGAAGTCCCTTTTGCCTGTTCAAACAGGCGGGCACGACTCATCACTACCCTCCCCATTGAGAAGAGGTTCAATAGCATTTGTAGAGGCTCAAGGGCAGTCATCGCTATCAAAACTTAGATTGCTAAGATCTCAAAGTGATTACTCACTTCCGACGAATCGCAAACCCCAGGACTGCCATCGAGGGGTTGACGAGGCGGTTAGTGTGGCCAGTGCATCTACAGCCTCTCGCAGCGAAGAGAACtcatactcttcttcaccttggTTGGCGAGGCGGCCTCTTCTGAACCGTGATCCTATGTCGGACTGTTGCAATCAACCGATTCAAGCACGAGTCAACAATTTCCCTGATACCCATGATCATCTCAAACAGCCGCCATTTAACCTTCCCCTTCGTCAACATCTATCCTCTCCAAGTGCCTCGCTTCAGTTTGACCCCGAATATCTTGAGGAACTTATGTGCCATCTAGACATTCATGGTCAGAATCCATTGCCGACGTATATGCCAGCGCCCCAAGCGCAAGGAAGCCAAAGCTGGTACTTCACATCTTTTGAAGCGTTAGCGCATCAACTACAAAACCAGCAACTAGTGACGAAACACATCCAGCCTGGTGATAATTCTTGGATGGCAAACGAGTCGCCCATTGTGCAAGGGCCGAAATACGACAGAGTCAGGcccagaggaagaggaaaagggtcgcggaggaggacattTTTCGGCAGGCTTTCGGCGAACAGCATTCTTCAAAACAATGAAGACACCCagggaagagataagaATCCTCCTAACCGGGGTTAAGGCTTTAAGTGTACAAGCGGGAGGAAAAGTAAGAGGGCCATCTCTTGAGCGGGGTCTTCTGTATGTGTAATGTTTACTTACTGTATCATAACGTTTGTATTGTATCTTTCCTCCTGTTTATATCTTGCTCCAGTTAGATAATTACAAGCAAATAGAATGTTGTTCATGAAATCAGTCACTTGTGCAGTTTAGATGTTCGTGCAACGAAACATTACGGAATAACTCTCTCGGTCCTAACAAAAAATAATCAATTACGTTCCATCATAAGTCCCTGGAGACAGTGTACTGGTACTGCGGAAAATCCAACGCACATTCTTCACTGAAAACGTCCCACCAGTCCCTCTTCATGTTGTTCCTGAccctctctttccactTAGTCATAGTTTTGGGCTTCACTTTTTCACTTAATCGTACTACTACCCTGCCCTACAAACTCCTCTCCTCAGAAGATCCTTTTTAATAACTACCTCGTCACCAACATCACGACAAGTGATGGTGGACATCGTCACCAGAACATGACATGATTGATGGCCACCGACCACCAATAACCATAATAATGATGGGTTGTGGTGGTGAGAGGTGCCTGGCCGCTGGCCAcaccaaaaaaaataggaagaaaaaataacGTGTAGAAATTATGCCTTTACGTAACTTGAAAAATCATCTGCAAACAATGACGTAGGAGTCAACAAGAGTCACCTGTCTGCTGCCACATCCTTTCCTTAAAACAGCGTCATGCGTCTGTCATGCGTCATGCGCTTTCAGTTTCCAGTTCCCAATTACGAGCTCCGTGATCTTGTGCTCCCCTAGAGGGGGGGCCTCGACAGCGGGAATCAGCTTCGATCATCGAGCGCTATTAGTGGATGATTAGGGCAGCAGGGAACAAAAGATGACACCTGTCAGGTGTGTCGGGTAATAAATGTCAGTCTGCGCTTCGCTCCAGTATATAATGAGTAAGGATGCAAGCATTCTTCCGCAGACTGGTTGATTACTCTCGTCGGCATTCCTCACCTAAATATCTATTGATCACGAGCTAGAATCATATAAGTTCAGAAACATGTACATCCCCAACTTTCAGAACGTCATTGCTGCTGGCCTCGCTCTCACCGGTGCCTACAGTGGGTCTAATGTTCTTCCGACTCTCATTTGTCACATACCTTGAAAGATCATTATACTGACCGGGAACTTAGCAAGCACCGTGTCTTCTGGTAAAATCCTAGACTACGCCGTAGAGAAGTGCATCGACAAAGAGGGCAATCACCGATGCTCCAAGCCTTTCCCTGTTACCAAATCAACCTGTTATGAAATCAAATGGACCACCGACGGCAAGATCTCTCACACCACCGCCGAAGTCAGAGATGCCGGAAGCAACGAAATTGTGTTCTACCGAGATACCAACGGCGAATGGACCCCTGAAAAGAACGAAGTAAATAGCAAAGTCTCCAATACTGATACAGTGTGAGCTTACAATGCTATTAGCTCGTCTACCTCGATTTTAAGCCCAAAGTATGGGGACAGGGCAACAACACAGTCGACTACGAGGTCATAACCTGCAAGTAACCTTGATCGGTTAGTGGATTGTGCCAAAGAGAGCAGAAGCATGTATAAAGATATGTTGTCCatttgatgatgaagaatatCCGTTGTGATTTATGTCGTCCTTTCTTCAACAGCCTGAATTCAGTGTTTTGGGTTCCTTTACTTCGTTCTATCTCTAAGTGACCTTGTTGTATATATCATTGTACTTTGCCAACGCCTTGTTTTCCAGCCCCTCTCCTTCGAATCTTTTCGGATCGAGAGCCATTCTCAATTCCGCATCCCTCTCGCCTGTAGTTCCCAGGAACATGTCCGCCAAAAGCCCAGCACATCCAGCCGCGTGGGTCACCCAAACCGCCACAGCACACCACAAaccatcttcaatctttCCTACCAAGGGCAGACCGTCGGGTGTGACAGAGAATAGACCGTTAAATTTTTGACCTCCTTTGAATCTTTCTGCAGTCTCTtgtgggagaagagagtaGCCTTCCTTTAGTACATCATCAAATGATGGCTCCCATTGACCATAGGCAGTTTCCCCGATTTGATCGCTGTGTACATGGATAGGAGCGTGGGCATAAGACCCCAACCCATCCATCCTGCCATGGTCTCTGGCATATACGTGCTTTGAGGGCCAGCGAATGAAAGGCGTTTTAGACTGGTGATTGTTGGGAAGAGAATATGAATATGGGTGCGCAACGGGGACTACCGTCTGAGTGAAGCCGGAGAAGAGCTGAGAAGCCCAAATGCCAGtgcagaggatgacggTGTGGCAATCAATTCGGCCTCGAGAGGTTTGAAGGATGCGAGTGTTGCCACTGGATGACTCAATGATAGACTTGACATCGGCATTGAGCAAAGTAGCGCCATTGGAAGCTGCTTTGTGCTGTTGGTGGTAAGCAATGGTGATTGCATTTGCTGTGCCGtcaaagggaaaaaggacGCCGGCCGGACCGTGTGGGATATCGTCCCGCACGAACGCCCCTGCGATCTGCAGAATTTCTTCCTTGTTGAGCACCTTAGCTTccaatccttctttttgcgCTCCCTCAAACCTCTTTTCCAAATCTTGGCCTACTTCTAACCCCCCAACTTGTTCGAAACCTCCATCGATGTTCTGATAGTATTTGACTGATCGCTTGGCAAGTTCCGTGAGGACTGGAAGTTCGTTGTACTGTCCGACAAAGCCAGGAGCGTGGCCCGTAGAGCCTGGAAGCTCCCGAATGTCGCGGTCAACCAGCACGATGTTGGAACCCAAACGCTCAGAAAGGATAGCAGCAACGCAACTGCCAACGATACCTGCGCCGACGATGACCACTCGCTGATTAGGTCTGGAGGGGAGAGGGACGTAGGCCATTTTTGATTGCCGTATCTCAATCTTGGGGTGTTTCACAGAATTCCTCACCCACAATCTGCTGGATGTAAGAGTTAagctcgacacaagcccctcgacggacattggTTAGACTCCGAGTCTCATCAGTTCGAAGAAAATACTGAGCGCTCATTTTTAACTACGTAACTGCCTCGTCGGTCTCTTTGTTTATACATACATATAATTATGATTAATTTACCTTATAATTGTATACCACACTTTTTTCACGCTCTTTATGTATACGATTAGCGTCTCCTGCCCTTTACACTCATACCGACTACCTTCCCAAATACAAGAATAGTGATAAAAGCGGAAATCGAATCATCCCTCCATCCAACCAGAACATGCGtttctttctccatcaGCGGGTGATTGTATGCCTCACTAGTCGTTGCTTGTCCTTGATTGGCTAGAGGACAAAAGTGGCCTTCAAGGGGAATCTTAATGGCGAAGATCGGAAGAGGCCCAAACTCAATAGAATTCTGTCAAGGCTGTCATTAGAACAGCTGGATACCGTGACGTCAACAACTTCGTAGCCGACTTCTATGTACTGGTACAGTATGCGTACTGTACAGTATAAGGGCGATGACTTCTTAGCTCAGGCCCTCGAGACTGATAATGTTGACTCATATCGACATGTGGTTGATCGGGTTACACAGTCAGCGTTATTTTGAGTCATTCGTACGATGCGTAATGTTATTGCATATGCCCTACGCCTATAATGTCTGGACTAATTTAATTCGAGCTGTTGCAAAGGATTAACCTTTACAAATCTCACCCAAACCATAAGCGACGGAAGGAGGGAATCTGAAGGCTGAAAGGCTCTGTCCGAAAGTGTCCGCTATTCTTCTCACTGCTTTGTCACATGCTAGTGTCAAGAGTAAGCGTGCGACTTCACTGGCCTTGATGGTTACTTACAACCAATGGCTATATGAAGGTCCTTCTTTACCTCGTCCATTGCACCACTTTGAGCCGGACCAAGTAATCTAGTATGGGCGAGCAGCTGAACCTCAAGCGCAAAAATTGCTTCACGGAACCTGACAATGGCTTCCAAAATAGCAGGTAGCACTTGTTGGACGTTTCCATAGGTATCCTCCTCAATTGAGGCGACTGAAAGGACAACTAGGACTAAGACCAAAAGTCAGCGCAAACAAGATCATTCAAAGCCAGCGATTACTCACTCTCAATAGCTCGTTGGGCAACGAGTACATTCCCCAAAACAGACCTCACAgaccttcttccccactCCTTCCCTGCCCACTCATTCACACCTTTCCTGGTACCCTTTGCTTCATTGACGATGGCACTTCCGAAAGGATTTCCTTCAATCTGTGCGACCACCCGATCCTGGACGCTCTCAACATGTTTCATAGCCAAAGTGCCAGCCTGGCCAAGTTTGACgacagaggaaggaggagtcGCTTGAATGGGGCCATCAAGAATGTGCTTTAAGTTGAATGTCGACTTGGGCTTGGTTAGAGGTCTGAAGATGTCCGCTTGGCGAACAGGGATTTTTCGTTCATCGTGCGCGGTGGATATGACACTAGCGGCGACGGGCGAAGACCGTGTACTCTGGGGCTCGACTGTGACACCGCGGTTAATTAGGACATTGTGAACTTTTCCGAACTGGAGGAGTAGTTCTTGACAGAGTTGGCTAATCAAACTAGGGGATTTCGAAATGTCATCGAAGAATATCTTGCGGTGCCGAGGGATGCTAACCACCCGCAGAAGTTCCATCAAAGTGAATTGCTAGGAGCCGTAAGTCAACGATGGGTATTGCAAAGATTGCTAGATCCTCACCAAGTAGTAAGGATCTTGAGATTTGAGAGCGGTAATGAGGTATGTTTCAAGGCTCAATGGACTCTTCCTGTAAAATTCATCGAAGTGGATGGGCTACAATAAGTTGGTTAGCTACTTGAGGATGGTTATACATAGTAAGAACAGCTCACCTGAGTGATATAGGCTGTCAAACCCTTGACGGGAAATTGCAAGGCGAGGAGAGTGAGCATGTTGAGAGTGAGCATTGGTCCGAGCAACGCCCATGGGCCAGGTGTCTTGGACGTAGAGCGAGCAAAGCTTCCCAAGAAAGGCCTGTTGTTCCGCCAGTCAAGACGTCATCCAATAAAAGCATGGGACTTTACTTACCGCAGAGCCACTCCCCACAATCTCCAGTTGACCCATTGCCAAACGAAACTTCTCAAGCCAAGCCAGCAATATGCGAAAGGTACTGAAACGGACCACAGGAAAGTGAATCCAATTCTACTAGATTCCCAAACGTTGTCGAAAAGAGCGATTTTGACAGCTTGAGCAAACGGTCTCTGTACAGATTTCATTTGTTAGTGATATGTTTGTAGAATCCAAAGTGGCTATTACCCTTTCTCGAGGCCAGTCAGCTTTAAGTCTGTCATCGAGGATATCACGGGCGGCAGCGaccaagaagaggcaggCGTTCGAAGCAATAAGGATAAAGCGGCTTTCATTCAATTGCCAGGGATGTCGGCTACGTTTGAGATTCAGCGCCTGTGGAGATCTGACGGCATGAAAGACTAACGCGGTTGAATTGAACAATGCCATATCCTCTCTACCCAAGAGTGTGAACCAAACATTTGCTATGGTGATGCTGAAGACTACATAGCTAAATAGTAAAGTGATCACGCGCTGGTTCCAGAACGAGGAGATGACAAGACCAATAAATGAAGTGCGTGGTGACGGCCGATGAGGCTCTAAGGCAAAATCATCAGCAGCGTTGAACAGCCAGCATGTTTCATCTACGCTTTATCGACATACGTGTTATGAATGTTTTTCTAACTCTCAGAAGAAAAGCAAGAGATAAGAACACTGGAAGACTGGAGAGGACCGCAAAAGGCACTTTCGATATGTCACCTGATCAGGGTCAGTCAATAGCTCTGGGATGAAAGTTATACATACCTGAAACAACAGTTGAGGATAACGAAAGGAGTACAGCTATCCATAAAGCGACTCGGCTCATAAAGGTCATATACCGCTTGGCCAAAAATTTCTATAAGTGTGCCGTCAGTAAATTTACAAGAAGGGATACCGAACAAAAAGATACACACTCGATACTGTCGTTCTATCTTCTGTAAGGGCTGCAGGAGGGTTAACATCAGTACATTCCAGCCTATGAGATATAAAAGCTTACAGTCGTAGTGAGTTTTGAGGAAGCAACTGCAGCCCCtcctgaaggaagaggccgTGGTTGTAGTACCGGCATGAGCTGCTGATCTGTTCGGCAAGCTGTTTCCCCCTGATTAGACGGATGGGTTCCCGGTAGACCCTGGTTGAATTAAATGGCCAATAAAAGGCTTTTAGGGCGCTGAACCGAGAAATTCCTAATGTAAGAAAAGTCGAGTTCCGATTACAGTGCTTGTTTGAGCGACACAACAAGACGGGCGACCGACGTCCACCGACATAGATCAGGACACCGAATTACTATCGCTTCTGTAACTCAACGAAGTATGAAGGAAGTCTACTTAAGTCTAATTATATATACTTACTGCATGCTGTTGCCCCTTGCATGGATATCATGTAGGTGCTTGTAACCAAATCTACTCAATAGGAGCCCAAACCTGCAATATATACCTCGAATCACTTATGCATGAAAGCTGGGATCGTGCTGTATTTTCCTAATACAGATGCTTGGTTACATGGATCCAATAAAATCGCCGGTACACTTCTCACCACAAGATCGATCTAGCTCAATCTAGCCTTTCAGATGGGGTAACGGCTCCCTTCCAATCCTTCGACTCGGGTTTACTAGACGCCTGTGGACGACGGTTTACGGTAGGAAGCCATCTTCCGTCGATTTGGTAACCTTTTACGTCATCTTTGATAAGACAATGGAGGACTGTGGCAGACCTAATGAGCTTCACCATCATGTTGGTGGCCAATGCACTTACGGATGGAAGCGGTGAAAATCAAATAAGCGCCGTATCCTGTCATATAATGCCAATAGGCGTGTCCTGGATACACATCAACGCCTCATTCTTCGCAGTGCCAGTTTCTGGATGACCCACCTTCTACAAGTACACCGAACGGCCCAGTCACGGTTCTGATAGCTCTTAACTGCTCACAGAAGATATTGTCGACGTTCCAGATACCAAATCCAGTGGCGAACGTGACAATTCCCCAGGCCATCATTTTACCAATAGTACGACGGGCTGGATGTCCGGGAGGAAGATCAAATGTAAGGGCTATGGTGCGAAGTGTAGCTGTAATAAGGATAGCAGCAAAAGCAACTTGGTGATAAACGGGATTCGGAAGACAGATGCTAATGACAAATCGTGTTAGATACAAGCTTCATGTGGCCAGAAGGTTACCATCTCACGTACTATGAAACAGTCACAAAGACATCCCAAGCCAACAATATCAAGGGCCCAACGATACCGAAACGAGGTTCAAAACCTGGCAAAGTGTCGAGCACAAGATAGGCTGCGTAAGACACCACATAGATCATGGGTAGTTCGTCCATCAACTGCCATTCCCATCTCAAGCTCGCATGGAAACCAAAGCTTCCCACGCCAATCAAGCTAAGACCGAGATAACACAGAGCATATCTTTTGCGTAGACCGTTCTTGAGGACAGAGTAGCACCCATAGAGACCAATGAGGAATGAAGGGAGATTGGAAAGAGTGTTGACGAACTCAGCAATGTATGGGCTGTGGGAATAGTTGGTTTCGCACCTAGGCAACTATTTGAGCCTTAAGTTCGAATTAGAGACGTGAGTACTCACCAGTCAATGGTACTTGTATGCTCTCCCCAAACTGCTTGACAGTTAGTTTCGAGTCTTCAAAACTGTTAGGGGTGTTGCACGTACAGCCGCTGGACACCTGATTTCCTCTAAGCTTGTCGAAGGCTCCCATCCTAGTATTTCATACCAAAGTTACAAACCAAGAGCGACGTATATGCAGAAGGCGTAAGACGGTCGATGCAGTCGAAGAATGAGCCTGAATAAGATGTCCGGGAGATCCGTAGCAGAAGAGcgggaggaaaagatgttAAAGGATACCCTCAACAGGGACTATGGACAGAGTAGGCCCCagtggaggaaagaatgAAGTGAAAGGAGTTGCGGAAGCAAGGATTGGATGATGCTGCGGCAATCAGTAATGACAGCGAGAACGGGAAAGCAGCCTGCATTTCTTGCGATTATTATTTGGTGGGCATTGATGAAGTGCAGACAGACGTAAGTCGTCAGGGTAAAAAGGGCTGAGTGAATGGGAAAGTGGAGATTCGTGGCTCGGGAATTTTGTTTTAGCATCCGCGGGCCTTTCCGGCACCCGCCCGGCATGCCCTCATTCACGAGCCGATCCGCAACCTGTCCAGTTTTCTATTGTCAACCAGTATTTGTTTGTTACAGGGTATCatatcatcttcaaacgATACCATGCCATGCTGTACGTTCTCTACCTTACCTTTTTATAATGCCAATAACATCACATAAATTTGCAgtcctcttcaccaaaGAAAACCACTTAGAATTTGTTAACGGAGACTAGTGAGACAGAGATTGGTATCGCATCTGATTATTTCGCGGCTACATGCGTATATTATCCAAGCCATTATATTAACATAATTGTATGTATAAATAATTTGTATCTGTTACGCCAGCTCTCTCCACCTGCCAATCTCTTATACAGGTCATCCACCTCTTTATTCATAATCCAACTGGCTTGAAAAGGTATCGAATCTTCTTAGACCGCAAGTTCGGCGCTCAATCTGTCTCCTCGTCGAAGAGCTGCACCAGCAATAgtaaggaggaagatgaaaaagatAGTCATGATGATCCACTCAATCCAAGCAAACGCTTCCGCGGCTACAAGGGATGAACAGTGGGCGACGTCGGAGACGCTACATCGCATTCCGCCACCAAGCGCTGCAGTGTAAGAGGCAGCAGCGGCAAGCCA
It contains:
- a CDS encoding N,N-dimethylglycine oxidase; this translates as MAYVPLPSRPNQRVVIVGAGIVGSCVAAILSERLGSNIVLVDRDIRELPGSTGHAPGFVGQYNELPVLTELAKRSVKYYQNIDGGFEQVGGLEVGQDLEKRFEGAQKEGLEAKVLNKEEILQIAGAFVRDDIPHGPAGVLFPFDGTANAITIAYHQQHKAASNGATLLNADVKSIIESSSGNTRILQTSRGRIDCHTVILCTGIWASQLFSGFTQTVVPVAHPYSYSLPNNHQSKTPFIRWPSKHVYARDHGRMDGLGSYAHAPIHVHSDQIGETAYGQWEPSFDDVLKEGYSLLPQETAERFKGGQKFNGLFSVTPDGLPLVGKIEDGLWCAVAVWVTHAAGCAGLLADMFLGTTGERDAELRMALDPKRFEGEGLENKALAKYNDIYNKVT
- a CDS encoding dihydroceramidase produces the protein MGAFDKLRGNQVSSGFWGEHTSTIDWCETNYSHSPYIAEFVNTLSNLPSFLIGLYGCYSVLKNGLRKRYALCYLGLSLIGVGSFGFHASLRWEWQLMDELPMIYVVSYAAYLVLDTLPGFEPRFGIVGPLILLAWDVFVTVSYICLPNPVYHQVAFAAILITATLRTIALTFDLPPGHPARRTIGKMMAWGIVTFATGFGIWNVDNIFCEQLRAIRTVTGPFGVLVEGHAYWHYMTGYGAYLIFTASILLHCLIKDDVKGYQIDGRWLPTVNRRPQASSKPESKDWKGAVTPSERLD